The Brachypodium distachyon strain Bd21 chromosome 4, Brachypodium_distachyon_v3.0, whole genome shotgun sequence nucleotide sequence CATTTCATAAATCATATAGGGAAATTGGCCACAAGACACCATTATTTTTCGGTCTTTGCCGAAACACACCGCCGGATTGCACGTTTGTctagtaccattacaattccGTAATGATTTGCTACAACACACCGCCTGGCTTAAAACAAAAAGTTTGACTTCGTTCACAAGAAATTGCTATCGTACCTCCAGAATTTTTCCTAAACATGTGTTCAATCTGAAATATATACCTGCACTAGTTGATTTTGTGAAGGTAATGGTTTGACTTGAGGCTAAATGCCGACCAATTTTGTAATAAAATAATGTCCAAAATCGACACCTATGCACTGCCTTTTAGGGTCAATTTTCAattagacatttttttttctttcaaaaccACCATCCTGCTAAGAAAAAAACGTCATCCGGAGGTAAAAAAGTCAAACCTTTTCCGTTTTGGTTCAGGCGGTGTGTTTTGGCAAATGATCacgaaattgtaatggtaTTAGGCAAAGACGCGATCCAGTGGTGTGTTTAGGCAAAGTCCGGAAAATAACAATGCCATGTGGCCAATATTCCCATAATTATAATGAAGCGACGTTTTATTTTCAATAATTGATCTCAAAGCCCAAAAAGCAGCGATATGATGGCATCCACAAAAGTGGATACTTGACAATTCTTATTTTCAAATATTGgtttgaaagaaagaaaatagaagagagaaaagaagtaACTCTTCGTAAGAAGTCAGACTATTAGCCAAGAATTGATTAATAGTCCGCAAAAAGTTAACATTTTAACCATTATACATAATCACATTTAATTCTAACAAGTTGTTTAGAGTTACTCTctaaatattacatatatctagacgttttttagtcatagatacatttatatttggacagatttgagacaattaatatgaatcaaAGGGAGTAGTTAGAAAAACTACTCACTCTTATTTTAATGTTTACTCTAGATGGAGAGTCAACGTTGACAATGCCGATGCCGTGAGTCTCCTTCTGTGCGAGTGACAGGCAGGACCCAAATGCCATAGGCCCATAGACGACTTGGGCAAAATTGCTACCGGCCAAACAAATCCTAATGATACAAACAAATCCTAactcctccttttttttagggaaatcCTAACTCCTCTTTTTTGGGGGTAAATCCTAGCTCCTCGCGTGTGAGTTGCTTCACGTTCCCATAAATCCCAAGCGAACACTCGACCCATCTGACCGTCCATCTCCACTGCCATCTGCCCATCTCCACTcaccccagccgccgccgccaaaaTCCTAAAAAACCACAAATGGCGCCGAGCAGCGCAgacctcgccggcgacggctTCTCGGCGGAGCGCCTCTTCTCGCAGGGCGTCTCCTACACCTACGACGACATCATATTACACCCAGGCTTCATCGACTTCCCCGCGGACGTCGTGGACCTCTCCCGCGGCGTGTCCCTCTCCATCCCATGCGTCGCCTCCCCCATGGACACCGTCTCCGAGTCCGCCATGGCctccctcggcggcggcgccgtcgtccaCTGCAACACCGAGCCCCAcatccaggcctccatcgtcCGCGCCGCCAAATCCCGCCGCCTACCGTTCGTATCCTCcgtccccttcttctccccggCCTCCGCTCCATCGCCCAACGACTTCGCGGGGCATGATTACGCCATCGTCACCGAGCGTGGTGATTCGCTTTCAAAGCTCGTCGGTGTCGctgtcgccgccgacgccgcctcaTCTGGTGCACCTGTTCCAGTATCCGAATGCATGTGCCCTGCCCCGCgctcggcctcggcctccttcGACTTTGAGCAGGCCGCTGCCTTCCTCGCTGATGAGGGTTTGGACTACGCCCCTCTTGTTCCTCCTAAGTAAAAGGGAATATCGAGATCCCGCCGTGTAATTGCTTGGGAATAATTTTggttcttgtctcaaatttatccaaaaatgaatgtatctatttttaaaaatttatgcatctagatacatgatCTAGGTAGTATCTTCTTATTGTGGTTGTCCTGATTTCTTCCGCAGATATACTAATCAAAAGAAGTTTCGATCTTTTAGTTTCTATCGCAATGGTGCAAAGTTTGAAAACTGTCTTTCATGTTTTGTTCAGAGACCGACTCTTTTCAAAGCACGTTAGTCCACGTACTTGGCTCATTTGAGGTAAATAAATTAAAGAGAAGAGAAATGGTGGTCGGCATTTTCTACCTTATTTCATAATTTGTCTTGAAATTCTCAtatgtacacttatttgtggatgGAGGGGGTATCTAGAGATCTCTTTAGATTGTGGGAATTAGAAAAGTAAGAATACAAAATGAAAGAGCTGGATTCAGAACTTCTTTGGTCAATTCAAAGGATCTCTTGGGATGTTGGAGGATTCTAATCCCCATAAATGCTTCTTCTTATGTATGCTCTTTCATTTGTAGGATCACAAAGAGTATCTTCCCTAGTATCTTGAAAGATTTCTATGTTTTCCATGTGCACGAAAATATCCTTTCGAAAATATTCAATATATTTAGGCATTATACTCTAATcccatttttttcctttcgtGCATTTTGGGAATTGTGCAAGCAAAGAATGTCAAATAAGAGAGATTCATGCGGGATTTTAAAAACACAAGAATTTGTAGATCATGACTTTCAGTGGTGCACATGTAAACACAAAAGGAAATGGGAGAACTGAAAAATGGAGTGGAGAGAGATTAAGAGATAGAGAAGAAGCTCAtgaaaagttatcaaagaaaataTAAAGTGGGGTTTTAGCTTGGCTGTgcggtcttcttcttttcggcttTGAGGACGGGCTTTTGTGAGAAGttgctcccccccccccccccccccccccacacaccaCCCCCACCTTCTTGGAGAAGCCACATTAAAACAATTGCtaggtttccaaaatactctAAAGCTATGAAAATATGTTTGaggtttgtaaaaaaaatcaagcagcTCAGACAAATAGATAATCCTTTTAATTTTTATGCATACAACCAATATCTTTGTAGATAAATGGACTTTGAAAAGAGTCCATCATGCACGTGGCATGAACTAATTAATGTGAAAAATCAATTTGATCTGCAATGACAATTAACAATGGCAAAGAAAATAATAGTCTCAATAATCGTAGGCAAGAGACAAAGGAGCAACGTACTGCTCTGGGACATTTGActctcctcccccccccccccccccggcgtCGCCCTCCCCAAGGGAACCCTAGCCACCGCCGGCCCTTAGggccctcttctcctctctcccccgtGCCGGCGAAGCCGTGCTCGTCCAgggatggtggcggcggggcgtcttcttcttcctctcatgGGTCCCACATGTGTGGACGTGTTAGGGAGGCGCGGGGgcatggcgcggcggcggggccagGTGGGCACGGCCTCTGAGCCCTTGCGCGTGATGGAGGtcggggtggcggcgccggatcTATGGAGGGCCCCCGGATCCGGGGAGGCGTTGTTGTGGCGGCCctgcgggcggcgcgggcgtgggTCGCCTATGCGGGGCGGCGTGCGCGTGCTCTGTCCTACGGGTGTAGCGGCGCGAGGAGGTCGCCGATGCGTGGCGGTGCGCTGTAGCGAGGAGGCCACGTGGTGGGCCGCGAgggggccgccggcggcgctgctgcggGCGTGTTCAGGGGCTGGCGGGCCACGGCCATGCTGCCCTTTCCAGGGTCGGTGTGGCCAGATCCGGTGCAAGGAGCGGTTGCGGCGCCCTGGCCGGTGCCCGGCGGTGGTTTGGCGCGTGGCGTTCGGCGGGGTTTGCCGGCGCTCGCTGTGGTGCGGAGGCCTCTGGTCAGACTCGGCCGTTGGTTGCTCCTGTCTGCGGTTGGTTTGGTGGATGCGGGTGAAAACGCAGCATtgacggggtcggcgccggcgacgatgGCATCCTCGGACGTCGCTTTCTTCTTGAAGGCATCGTTGTGCAGCTGTGCCTAATCCGTTGTTCATGTCAGACTGTAGGTTATGTAGAAGCTCCACAATACTTGTGTGTTCAGAAATCTGGTTCTGGAGCTCATGTGTTGCATGAATTTTAGATGGCCTTTGTTTCCTATATTTTCCTATGGATCGAGCCGTTTGCAGATGTTAGTAGTGTAGCTATTGTGGGAGTTGATTCAAGAATGTTTTGTTATCTCTTGACCTGAAGACTAATTCTGAATATTGTGTATCTTCGTGAGACGATTTTTATGATGAGATGCCTGG carries:
- the LOC104585105 gene encoding inosine-5'-monophosphate dehydrogenase-like; translation: MAPSSADLAGDGFSAERLFSQGVSYTYDDIILHPGFIDFPADVVDLSRGVSLSIPCVASPMDTVSESAMASLGGGAVVHCNTEPHIQASIVRAAKSRRLPFVSSVPFFSPASAPSPNDFAGHDYAIVTERGDSLSKLVGVAVAADAASSGAPVPVSECMCPAPRSASASFDFEQAAAFLADEGLDYAPLVPPK